Within the Streptosporangium album genome, the region GCGTGCCGGGCGCAGCCCGAGTTCGTAGTGGGCGGTGACTGTGACACCGGCGGGCAGTTCGCAGCGGTGAAGGTAGCGTTCGGCGCGGTGGGCGGCACAGGCGGCGATACTCCCGACGAGCAACTCGACCGGGTCAGGGCCGGTGTCGCCACCGCCGAAGTCTTTGAGCTGGTCGACGCGGACGGTGTGCTGGCGCATGTGGATGTCGAAGCGGTCGCCGCCCTGCCAGACGATCGTCACGGTGCCGTTGTGGTTCTGCTTCATAGCGGCTCCCCGGGTGTGTTCGAATTTCAGGAGCCCGGATGTGAGGTGGTCTGTGGGAGCGTCACCCGTACCCGAGGCGTGTCCGCATTCTCATGAGACGTCAGCCTTCGCACCTTTGTGCTGCTCCGCGCCGCGCCAGGACATGAGCGAACGGGGATCGGCCTTGCCGTGTTCGGCGGTGACGAAGTCGGACAGTTCACGGACGCGGGTGAGGAACTGGGCGGGGAAAACGATGGTGGAGTCGTGCTCCACGGCGATCTCGCTCAGCACTTGGAGGTTGCGCAACTGCAGCGCGATGGGGTGATCGGCTGACTTCGCCGGGTCGACCCGGCGGAAGCAGGCCACCGCGGCGACACCGATGGACACGTTGTCACGGGTGATGATCTGCTGCG harbors:
- a CDS encoding SPFH domain-containing protein, giving the protein MSNLGIAIVRRYERGVVFRPGQVRTVREPGLRFMIPLVDRMRKVSLRTVTMPIPSQQIITRDNVSIGVAAVACFRRVDPAKSADHPIALQLRNLQVLSEIAVEHDSTIVFPAQFLTRVRELSDFVTAEHGKADPRSLMSWRGAEQHKGAKADVS
- a CDS encoding OsmC family protein — encoded protein: MKQNHNGTVTIVWQGGDRFDIHMRQHTVRVDQLKDFGGGDTGPDPVELLVGSIAACAAHRAERYLHRCELPAGVTVTAHYELGLRPARVSRIELVVEAPGVPAGLWNSFTTAIEHSAVYNSLRLPPEITFRLQVEEGLPAAGHT